A genomic segment from Pseudomonas sessilinigenes encodes:
- a CDS encoding CoA-acylating methylmalonate-semialdehyde dehydrogenase, whose product MSLIPHLIHGELVSDSGRSSDVFNPSTGQAIHKVPLASRETIQQAIDSAKSAFPAWRNTPAAKRAQVMFRFKQLLEQNEARIAQLISEEHGKTLEDAAGELKRGIENVEYACAAPEILKGEYSRNVGPNIDAWSDFQPLGVVAGITPFNFPAMVPLWMYPLAIACGNCFILKPSERDPSSTLLIAQLLHEAGLPKGVLNVVHGDKAAVDALIEAPEVKALSFVGSTPIAEYIYAEGTKRGKRVQALGGAKNHAVLMPDADLDNAVSALMGAAYGSCGERCMAISVAVCVGDQVADALVAKLVPQIKALKIGAGTSCGLDMGPLVTAQAKDKVSGYVEDGVAAGAQLVVDGRGLSVAGHEEGFFLGGCLFDRVTPQMRIYKEEIFGPVLCIVRVNSLEEAMQLINDHEYGNGTCIFTRDGEAARLFCDEIEVGMVGVNVPLPVPVAYHSFGGWKRSLFGDLHAYGPDGVRFYTRRKAITQRWPQRASHEASQFAFPSL is encoded by the coding sequence ATGAGTCTGATTCCACACCTGATCCATGGCGAGCTGGTAAGCGACAGCGGTCGTAGCAGCGATGTCTTCAACCCGTCCACTGGCCAGGCGATTCACAAGGTACCGTTGGCCAGCCGCGAAACCATTCAACAGGCGATCGATTCCGCCAAGTCGGCATTTCCGGCTTGGCGCAACACGCCAGCGGCCAAGCGCGCCCAGGTGATGTTCCGGTTCAAGCAGTTGCTGGAGCAGAACGAGGCACGTATCGCCCAGTTGATCAGCGAAGAGCATGGCAAGACGCTGGAAGACGCCGCTGGTGAATTGAAGCGCGGTATCGAGAACGTCGAATACGCTTGCGCCGCACCTGAGATCCTCAAGGGCGAATACAGCCGGAATGTCGGCCCGAACATCGATGCCTGGTCCGACTTCCAGCCGCTGGGTGTGGTCGCCGGTATCACCCCGTTCAACTTCCCCGCCATGGTGCCGTTGTGGATGTACCCGCTGGCGATTGCCTGTGGCAACTGCTTCATCCTCAAGCCTTCCGAGCGTGATCCCAGCTCTACGCTGTTGATTGCCCAGTTGCTGCATGAGGCCGGGTTGCCCAAGGGGGTGCTGAACGTGGTGCATGGCGACAAGGCGGCGGTGGATGCGCTGATCGAGGCGCCGGAGGTCAAGGCCTTGAGTTTTGTCGGTTCGACGCCGATCGCCGAATACATCTATGCCGAAGGTACCAAGCGCGGCAAGCGCGTCCAGGCTCTGGGTGGGGCGAAGAACCATGCGGTGCTGATGCCGGATGCCGACCTTGATAATGCAGTCAGCGCACTGATGGGGGCGGCCTATGGTTCCTGTGGCGAGCGTTGCATGGCGATTTCGGTGGCGGTGTGCGTGGGTGACCAGGTGGCTGATGCCCTGGTGGCCAAGCTGGTGCCGCAGATCAAGGCGCTGAAAATCGGTGCCGGCACTTCGTGCGGTCTGGACATGGGGCCGCTGGTCACCGCCCAGGCAAAGGACAAGGTCAGCGGTTATGTAGAAGACGGCGTGGCTGCCGGTGCCCAACTGGTGGTGGATGGTCGTGGCCTGAGCGTGGCCGGCCACGAAGAGGGCTTCTTCCTGGGTGGCTGCCTGTTCGATCGCGTTACTCCGCAGATGCGCATCTATAAAGAAGAAATCTTCGGACCGGTGTTGTGCATCGTGCGGGTCAACAGCCTGGAAGAGGCCATGCAACTGATCAACGATCATGAGTATGGCAATGGCACCTGCATCTTTACCCGTGACGGTGAAGCTGCGCGTTTGTTCTGCGACGAGATTGAAGTCGGCATGGTGGGGGTCAACGTACCGCTGCCGGTGCCGGTGGCCTACCACAGCTTCGGTGGCTGGAAGCGTTCGCTGTTTGGCGACCTGCATGCCTACGGCCCGGATGGTGTGCGTTTCTATACTCGGCGCAAGGCCATTACCCAGCGCTGGCCACAGCGGGCCAGCCATGAAGCTTCGCAATTCGCTTTCCCCAGCCTTTAA